A part of Myxococcus landrumus genomic DNA contains:
- a CDS encoding S46 family peptidase: MKKTLLLLSLVAAPALAGEGKWTPQQVLELDPAWLRAQGLQVPPKKLWDPQRGTGLLAGAVNVGGCTGAFISSTGLIITNHHCAYGLIQEHSSPERDLLTSGFLASERKDELPGKGARVQVPRSFTDVTAQVRLAVPEGADDAVRYKAIERKQKELVAECEKRPATRCQVATFDGGVNFTLVDSVELLDARLVYAPPRGVGEFGGEEDNWMWPRHTGDFAIIRAYTAPDGSSAPYSEKNVPHKAEFFFPLSTEGVKPGDFVMVLGYPGRTYRALLAEEMAERQSRVYPRMRDVFGEAIRILEEEGEKDAAGKIAVASVLKGLHNGYKNAGGQLAGLKRGNIVEKQRQAEAEVAAWAAKKGSNIKSGAPWKAAVKAREELLAEQQANAKVFEREFLLGAVQRLGRGPAMAVSLSRLAAERAKPDMERRPEYMEREHARIKDRLEREQKNIFLPAEKRLLTAFVRRAQALGADERITSVDTHFGKVFVEKDVAAKVDAMFAGTRVMTLAERLKMVTETVEQLHARKDPMLAFGLDLARELEAMDEAVDRRQGMALRLRPEWRKAVLAHAGKPVAPDANSTLRVTFAKVQGYAPRDGAVYTPQTTLSGMMAKNTGEDPFDVPERVAKVAEAKRYGAWLDRKLKDVPVNFLSDADTTGGNSGSPTVNGKGQLVGVNFDRVWENVANDFGYNPEVARNVNVDVRYVLWMLDQVENADALLKELGVRKNSPVAEEMR; the protein is encoded by the coding sequence ATGAAGAAGACGCTCCTCCTGCTCTCGCTCGTGGCTGCCCCGGCTCTGGCCGGGGAAGGGAAGTGGACCCCTCAGCAGGTCCTGGAACTGGACCCGGCGTGGCTGCGCGCCCAGGGCCTCCAGGTGCCTCCCAAGAAGCTCTGGGACCCACAGCGTGGCACCGGCCTGCTCGCCGGCGCGGTGAACGTGGGCGGATGCACGGGAGCGTTCATCTCCTCCACGGGCCTCATCATCACCAACCACCACTGCGCCTACGGTCTCATCCAGGAGCACAGCTCGCCGGAGAGGGATTTGCTCACCTCCGGCTTCCTGGCCTCGGAGCGCAAGGACGAGCTGCCCGGCAAGGGCGCGCGGGTGCAGGTGCCTCGGAGCTTCACGGACGTGACGGCGCAGGTTCGCCTCGCCGTGCCCGAGGGCGCGGACGACGCCGTCCGCTACAAGGCCATCGAGCGCAAGCAGAAGGAGCTGGTGGCCGAGTGTGAGAAGCGTCCGGCCACGCGCTGTCAGGTGGCGACCTTCGATGGGGGCGTGAACTTCACGCTGGTGGACTCGGTCGAGCTGTTGGACGCGCGGCTCGTCTACGCCCCGCCTCGTGGCGTGGGGGAGTTCGGCGGCGAGGAGGACAACTGGATGTGGCCGCGCCACACCGGTGACTTCGCCATCATCCGGGCCTACACCGCTCCGGATGGCTCGTCCGCGCCGTACAGCGAGAAGAACGTGCCGCACAAGGCGGAGTTCTTCTTCCCGCTGTCCACCGAGGGCGTGAAGCCCGGCGACTTCGTCATGGTGCTGGGCTACCCGGGCCGCACGTACCGCGCGCTGCTCGCGGAGGAGATGGCCGAGCGTCAGTCGCGCGTCTATCCGCGCATGCGCGACGTGTTCGGTGAGGCCATTCGCATCCTGGAGGAGGAGGGCGAGAAGGACGCGGCCGGGAAGATCGCCGTCGCGTCGGTGCTCAAGGGGCTCCACAACGGCTACAAGAACGCGGGGGGCCAGCTCGCGGGCCTGAAGCGCGGCAACATCGTCGAGAAGCAGCGCCAGGCGGAAGCTGAAGTCGCGGCCTGGGCCGCCAAGAAGGGGTCGAACATCAAGAGCGGCGCGCCGTGGAAGGCTGCGGTCAAGGCGCGGGAGGAGCTGCTGGCCGAGCAGCAGGCCAACGCGAAGGTGTTCGAGCGTGAGTTCCTGCTGGGCGCCGTCCAGCGCCTGGGCCGGGGCCCCGCGATGGCGGTGTCGCTGTCGCGACTGGCGGCCGAGCGCGCCAAGCCGGACATGGAGCGCCGCCCGGAGTACATGGAGCGCGAGCACGCCCGCATCAAGGACCGCCTGGAGCGCGAGCAGAAGAACATCTTCCTCCCCGCGGAGAAGCGTCTGTTGACGGCCTTCGTGCGGCGCGCGCAGGCGCTGGGCGCGGACGAGCGCATCACGTCGGTGGACACGCACTTCGGCAAGGTGTTCGTGGAGAAGGACGTGGCCGCGAAGGTGGACGCGATGTTCGCGGGCACCCGGGTGATGACGCTCGCCGAGCGCCTGAAGATGGTGACGGAGACGGTGGAGCAGCTCCACGCGCGCAAGGACCCGATGCTGGCGTTCGGCCTGGACCTGGCGCGGGAGCTGGAGGCGATGGATGAGGCGGTGGACCGCCGCCAGGGCATGGCGCTGCGGCTGCGGCCGGAGTGGCGCAAGGCGGTGCTCGCGCATGCGGGCAAGCCGGTGGCGCCGGACGCCAACTCGACGCTGCGGGTGACGTTCGCCAAGGTGCAGGGCTACGCGCCTCGCGATGGCGCGGTGTACACGCCGCAGACGACGCTGTCGGGGATGATGGCGAAGAACACCGGCGAGGACCCCTTCGATGTGCCCGAGCGCGTGGCGAAGGTGGCCGAGGCGAAGCGGTACGGCGCGTGGCTGGACCGGAAGCTGAAGGACGTGCCGGTGAACTTCCTGTCAGACGCGGACACCACGGGCGGCAACTCCGGCAGTCCCACGGTGAACGGCAAGGGCCAGCTCGTGGGCGTCAACTTCGACCGCGTCTGGGAGAATGTGGCCAACGACTTCGGCTACAACCCGGAGGTGGCTCGCAACGTCAACGTGGACGTACGGTATGTCTTGTGGATGTTGGACCAGGTGGAGAACGCGGACGCGCTGCTGAAGGAGCTGGGCGTGCGGAAGAACTCGCCAGTGGCGGAGGAGATGCGCTGA
- a CDS encoding RNA polymerase sigma factor yields MHAAAIDLPPLTELYNEHRSRALAIARRIVGDSDDAEDVVQDVFARLAWKAPDYGGRAAWTTWLHRVMVNSSINWLRARKRRERLSHEPLEPLSPESQAMGTEMKRHFTDAMREINEQQQHVLYLREVRGLSYPEIARMLRIPEGTVKSTLHRARQRTFGLMAERGHHP; encoded by the coding sequence ATGCACGCCGCCGCCATCGACCTTCCGCCGCTGACCGAGCTCTACAACGAGCACCGCTCCCGAGCGTTGGCCATTGCCCGGAGAATCGTGGGCGACTCGGATGACGCAGAGGACGTGGTGCAGGACGTCTTCGCCCGGCTGGCCTGGAAGGCTCCCGACTACGGCGGCCGAGCGGCTTGGACGACGTGGCTCCACCGGGTCATGGTCAACAGCAGCATCAACTGGCTGCGTGCGCGCAAGCGCCGCGAGCGCCTGAGCCACGAGCCTCTCGAGCCCCTCTCTCCCGAGAGCCAGGCCATGGGCACGGAGATGAAGCGTCACTTCACCGACGCCATGCGGGAGATCAACGAACAGCAGCAGCACGTCCTCTACCTGCGAGAGGTGCGCGGACTGAGCTACCCCGAAATCGCACGCATGCTGCGCATCCCCGAAGGCACCGTGAAGAGCACGCTCCACCGCGCCCGACAGCGGACCTTCGGACTCATGGCCGAGCGCGGCCACCACCCCTGA
- a CDS encoding NmrA family NAD(P)-binding protein: MNVIFGATGVVGGAVLDELHQRRLPVRAVSRIRTPHIQAMEHVRVDLSTGEGLAASLEGAHSVFLMTGDMVDQVGAEVRVIEAARHAGVRRLVKLSILGAESEAFFLARVHRAIEREVERSGLSFTMLRPGGFMQNFITYYGHSLRTEGVLRMPWRDEKESPIDARDIARVAAACLSSERFAGRSLDLFGPQALSYPEMVHTLARVSGRTLTYESVSDAAYREAVLPYSVSPAHVDGLIDMFRFHREGRAPSPHASVLEVTGTPPRSFEAFAKEHATFWRGS; encoded by the coding sequence ATGAACGTCATCTTTGGGGCAACAGGCGTAGTGGGTGGTGCGGTCCTCGACGAGCTCCACCAGCGGCGCCTTCCCGTGCGCGCCGTCTCTCGCATCCGGACTCCGCACATCCAGGCCATGGAGCATGTGCGCGTGGACCTGTCCACCGGGGAAGGGCTGGCCGCGAGCCTGGAGGGCGCCCACAGCGTCTTCCTGATGACCGGGGACATGGTCGACCAGGTCGGCGCGGAAGTGCGTGTCATCGAGGCCGCCCGCCACGCGGGAGTGCGCAGGCTGGTGAAGCTCTCGATTCTCGGGGCCGAGAGCGAGGCGTTCTTCCTGGCGCGAGTCCACCGGGCCATCGAGCGCGAGGTGGAGCGCTCGGGCCTCTCCTTCACGATGCTGAGGCCCGGCGGCTTCATGCAGAACTTCATCACGTACTACGGCCACTCCCTGCGGACCGAGGGAGTGCTCCGCATGCCTTGGCGAGACGAGAAGGAGAGCCCCATCGACGCGAGGGACATCGCCCGGGTGGCGGCGGCGTGTCTGTCCTCGGAGCGCTTCGCGGGCCGCTCGTTGGACCTCTTCGGGCCACAGGCCCTGAGCTATCCCGAGATGGTCCACACCTTGGCCCGCGTGTCGGGCCGGACGTTGACGTATGAGTCCGTCTCGGACGCCGCCTATCGCGAGGCCGTGCTGCCGTACTCGGTGAGTCCGGCGCATGTCGATGGGCTCATCGACATGTTCCGCTTCCACCGCGAGGGCCGCGCGCCGTCACCCCACGCCAGCGTGCTGGAGGTGACGGGCACACCACCGCGCTCCTTCGAGGCGTTCGCGAAGGAGCACGCCACCTTCTGGCGAGGGAGCTGA
- a CDS encoding sigma 54-interacting transcriptional regulator yields the protein MPELVFFRRGEEVLRVGVDRARMVLGRGEQSDVAIPDPEVSRQQVALLWDGTRCRVEDLSGKGTVVGGETVTTAELPDGADLVLGQWRAVFRLSGGGEGTEFTTEIGHTTSVQTRDAQAQRWQAAQVRVKQGVNESVHRLTGDSFTAGKDAGCDLVLQDRFASSKHLKVTRREGVFHVVDLRSTNGTWLGPVRVFEAEVTLPTTLRVGETELVLEPAVSATKKEPTSFHGIIGNDMAVRNLAEVIERVAPSTAAVTILGESGTGKELVARAIHQCSQRANRPLIPVNCAAISKELIESELFGHEKGSFTGAANARKGAFEEADGGTLFLDEIGELPLDLQAKLLRALESGEIKRVGASRPMHVDVRVVAATNLDLLAAAREGTFREDLYYRLCVIPLHLPPLRSRKTDLASLAEHFVKMYAPRGQTVRFTASALDRLQGHGWPGNIRELRNVVHRALLMRKGPSIDASDLTFDQEMNKETGIAVPELPPGMTLEQMLEKLERQIVEAALRRFNNNRERVARELGVARSTLFKRLKDWGLTRQDEQE from the coding sequence ATGCCGGAGCTGGTGTTTTTCCGTCGTGGCGAGGAGGTGTTGAGGGTGGGCGTGGACCGGGCACGGATGGTGCTCGGGCGCGGCGAGCAGAGCGACGTCGCGATTCCAGACCCCGAGGTGAGCCGCCAGCAGGTGGCCCTGCTGTGGGATGGAACGCGATGCCGGGTGGAGGACCTGTCCGGCAAGGGCACGGTGGTGGGCGGAGAGACCGTCACCACGGCGGAGCTCCCGGATGGCGCGGACCTGGTGTTGGGCCAGTGGCGCGCGGTGTTCCGGTTGAGCGGTGGTGGCGAGGGCACGGAGTTCACCACGGAGATTGGCCACACCACGTCCGTGCAGACGCGGGATGCGCAGGCGCAGCGGTGGCAGGCGGCGCAGGTGCGTGTGAAGCAGGGCGTGAATGAGTCGGTGCACCGGCTCACGGGCGACAGCTTCACGGCGGGCAAGGACGCGGGCTGCGACCTCGTGTTGCAGGACCGGTTCGCCTCCAGCAAGCACCTGAAGGTGACGCGCCGCGAGGGCGTGTTCCACGTCGTGGACCTGCGCTCGACGAATGGCACCTGGCTGGGGCCAGTGCGGGTGTTCGAGGCGGAAGTCACGCTGCCCACGACGCTGAGGGTGGGCGAGACGGAGCTGGTGTTGGAGCCAGCGGTGTCCGCGACGAAGAAGGAGCCCACGTCCTTCCACGGCATCATCGGCAACGACATGGCGGTGCGGAACCTGGCGGAGGTCATCGAGCGGGTGGCGCCGTCCACCGCGGCGGTGACGATTCTGGGTGAGTCCGGCACGGGCAAGGAGCTGGTGGCCCGGGCGATTCACCAGTGCTCGCAGCGGGCCAACCGTCCCCTCATCCCGGTCAACTGCGCGGCCATCTCCAAGGAGCTCATCGAGAGCGAGCTGTTCGGCCACGAGAAGGGCTCCTTCACGGGCGCGGCGAACGCGCGCAAGGGCGCCTTCGAGGAGGCGGACGGCGGCACGCTGTTCCTGGATGAGATTGGCGAGCTGCCGTTGGACTTGCAGGCCAAGCTGCTGCGCGCGCTGGAGAGCGGCGAAATCAAGCGTGTGGGCGCCAGCCGCCCGATGCATGTGGACGTGCGGGTGGTCGCGGCGACGAACCTGGACCTGCTGGCGGCGGCGCGCGAGGGGACGTTCCGCGAGGACCTGTACTACCGCCTCTGCGTGATTCCGTTGCACCTGCCACCGCTGCGCAGCCGCAAGACGGACCTGGCCTCGCTGGCCGAGCACTTCGTGAAGATGTACGCGCCGCGAGGACAGACGGTGCGCTTCACGGCGTCGGCCTTGGACAGACTCCAGGGGCACGGGTGGCCGGGAAACATCCGCGAGCTGCGCAACGTGGTGCACCGCGCGCTGCTCATGCGCAAGGGCCCGTCCATCGACGCGAGCGATTTGACGTTCGACCAGGAGATGAACAAGGAGACGGGCATCGCGGTGCCAGAGCTCCCGCCTGGGATGACGCTGGAGCAGATGCTGGAGAAGCTCGAGCGGCAGATCGTCGAAGCCGCGCTGCGCCGCTTCAACAACAACCGCGAGCGCGTGGCCCGTGAGCTGGGAGTGGCCCGCTCGACCCTGTTCAAGCGCCTGAAGGACTGGGGGCTGACCCGGCAGGACGAGCAGGAGTAG
- the gspN gene encoding type II secretion system protein GspN, translating to MSSDTKPARWKVVVGYGAFALVAFILCMLLTFPYDMVRTRIISEAGQAGLAVRIGSLRPGLSGITATQVRVSKPPQPMTAETLAQLVNGEGLAGAAELGEAVLIDSVAVRPTLFPPGLAVRASALGGTALVDVGLLGDTKVRAEFDKLRVSSGNLPAFLGVDVDGEINGALRLTMPKGKSPEPDLSLANGELSLDTQGLIIKGGKASIPMGGGNSMAMDLPQVALGALVGRISFEKGMGTVQELKLKGEDVEALATGTLKLGKRLEYSEPAMDVNLRLDPEAQKRLGLLAAGITIFPPDKKDPSFRAAKLSGFLNKPMFLPRR from the coding sequence ATGTCCTCAGACACCAAGCCCGCTCGTTGGAAGGTTGTCGTGGGCTACGGCGCGTTCGCGCTCGTGGCCTTCATCCTCTGCATGCTCCTCACCTTCCCGTACGACATGGTGCGCACGCGCATCATCTCGGAGGCGGGTCAGGCGGGGCTCGCGGTGCGCATCGGCTCACTGCGGCCGGGGTTGTCGGGCATCACCGCCACCCAGGTGCGGGTGAGCAAGCCGCCGCAGCCGATGACCGCGGAGACGCTGGCGCAGCTCGTCAACGGCGAGGGCCTTGCCGGCGCGGCGGAGCTGGGTGAGGCGGTGCTGATCGACAGCGTGGCCGTGCGCCCCACCCTCTTCCCTCCGGGTCTGGCCGTGCGAGCCAGCGCGCTGGGCGGGACGGCCCTGGTGGACGTGGGCTTGCTGGGGGACACGAAGGTCCGCGCGGAGTTCGACAAGCTTCGGGTCAGCAGCGGCAACTTGCCTGCCTTCCTGGGCGTGGATGTGGACGGCGAGATCAACGGCGCGCTGCGGTTGACGATGCCCAAGGGCAAGAGCCCGGAGCCGGACCTGTCGCTGGCGAATGGTGAGCTGTCGCTCGACACGCAGGGGCTCATCATCAAGGGGGGCAAGGCCTCCATCCCCATGGGCGGAGGCAACTCGATGGCCATGGACCTGCCTCAGGTGGCGCTGGGCGCGCTGGTGGGGCGCATCAGCTTCGAGAAGGGCATGGGCACCGTCCAGGAGCTCAAGCTCAAGGGCGAGGATGTGGAGGCCCTGGCCACTGGCACCCTGAAGCTGGGCAAGCGACTGGAGTACAGCGAGCCCGCCATGGACGTGAACCTGCGGTTGGACCCGGAGGCGCAGAAGCGGCTGGGCCTGCTCGCCGCGGGCATCACCATCTTCCCTCCGGACAAGAAGGACCCGAGCTTCCGGGCGGCGAAGCTGAGCGGCTTCCTCAACAAGCCCATGTTCCTTCCTCGTCGGTAG
- a CDS encoding ADP-ribosylglycohydrolase family protein, with amino-acid sequence MSSTERPVDHAERMSRALLSLEGLSVGDGFGERFFAARSLVAEAVDARRAPSPPWPYTDDTEMALALVQVLDEQGRVAQDRLAELFAKRFRDNPYRGYGGGAIEILERIHLGMDWRPVSSQVFNGTGSKGNGAAMRVAPLGAYFADDLRRAAEEARLSAEVTHFHPDGQAGAMAVAVAAAWASGARGPARELFDVVLEYTPPGATRRGLERAREWPLDTTPTAAAKELGSGARVLSEDTVPFVIWCAVRHLEHFEDALWATVSGRGDMDTTCAMVGGIVVLATGQGAIPAPWWTAREPLQLRAGR; translated from the coding sequence ATGTCCTCGACTGAAAGGCCCGTGGACCACGCCGAGCGCATGTCGCGTGCCCTCCTGTCACTGGAGGGGCTCTCGGTGGGGGATGGGTTTGGAGAGCGCTTCTTCGCGGCCCGGAGCCTGGTGGCCGAGGCGGTGGATGCGCGCAGGGCGCCATCGCCCCCGTGGCCGTACACGGATGACACGGAGATGGCGCTGGCCCTGGTCCAGGTGCTCGATGAGCAGGGACGGGTGGCGCAGGATCGGCTCGCAGAGCTCTTCGCGAAGCGGTTCCGGGACAATCCCTACCGAGGCTATGGCGGTGGGGCGATTGAAATCCTGGAGCGAATCCACCTGGGCATGGACTGGCGGCCGGTGTCGTCGCAGGTCTTCAACGGCACGGGCTCCAAGGGCAATGGCGCGGCGATGCGGGTGGCTCCGTTGGGAGCCTACTTCGCGGATGACCTGCGCCGCGCGGCCGAGGAGGCGCGGCTGTCCGCGGAGGTGACGCACTTCCATCCGGACGGGCAGGCGGGGGCCATGGCTGTCGCCGTGGCCGCGGCGTGGGCCTCGGGGGCGCGAGGACCCGCGCGTGAGCTGTTCGACGTGGTGTTGGAGTACACGCCCCCTGGAGCGACCCGGCGGGGGTTGGAGCGGGCGCGGGAGTGGCCGTTGGATACGACGCCCACGGCGGCGGCGAAGGAGCTGGGCAGTGGCGCTCGCGTGCTGTCCGAAGACACGGTGCCCTTTGTCATCTGGTGCGCGGTGAGGCACCTGGAGCACTTCGAGGACGCGCTGTGGGCCACGGTGTCCGGGCGAGGCGACATGGACACGACGTGCGCCATGGTGGGCGGCATCGTGGTGCTGGCCACGGGGCAGGGGGCGATTCCCGCGCCGTGGTGGACGGCTCGGGAGCCGCTCCAGCTTCGCGCGGGGCGGTGA
- a CDS encoding DUF6597 domain-containing transcriptional factor, with translation MTGPHAFYRAVAPPPALRPYIHAFWVYEGYLPAHGSERVLPTGTVEWVMPLAGQRLEWRELDGDAGHHSGAHVAGPRLTAYDVPTAQQAMLAGVHFRVGGAWPLLGIPQDALAERHVELSSLWGADVEVWMARLQEAKGDADRFALLGDLFLARLDEKRGSHPAVARALARLDASTVEVPVASLVAGSGLSHRRFIELFRREVGLTPRDFLRVRRFQRALEYTRKGAPLSITWVAHEAGYCDQSHWLLECRKLAGLAPGALASTVRGAEVLPPEERGQMLPIG, from the coding sequence ATGACCGGACCTCATGCGTTCTACCGAGCGGTCGCGCCTCCTCCCGCGCTGCGCCCGTACATCCATGCGTTCTGGGTCTACGAAGGGTACCTCCCCGCGCACGGCAGTGAGCGGGTGTTGCCCACGGGGACCGTGGAGTGGGTGATGCCGCTCGCGGGCCAGCGGCTGGAGTGGCGGGAGCTGGATGGAGACGCGGGCCACCATTCGGGGGCGCACGTCGCGGGGCCTCGGCTCACGGCGTATGACGTCCCCACGGCGCAGCAGGCCATGCTCGCGGGGGTCCACTTCCGGGTGGGCGGCGCCTGGCCGCTGCTGGGGATTCCCCAGGATGCGCTGGCCGAGCGCCATGTGGAGCTGTCCTCGCTCTGGGGCGCCGACGTGGAAGTGTGGATGGCGCGCCTGCAAGAGGCGAAGGGCGACGCGGACCGCTTCGCGTTGTTGGGGGACCTGTTCCTGGCTCGGCTCGACGAGAAACGAGGCTCACACCCCGCGGTCGCGAGGGCACTGGCTCGACTCGATGCGAGCACCGTGGAGGTGCCCGTGGCGTCACTGGTCGCGGGCTCGGGATTGAGCCACCGGAGGTTCATCGAGCTGTTCCGTCGCGAGGTGGGGCTGACACCTCGAGACTTCCTCCGCGTCCGCCGCTTCCAGCGCGCGCTCGAGTACACGCGGAAGGGCGCCCCGCTCTCCATCACCTGGGTGGCGCATGAGGCGGGGTACTGCGACCAGTCCCACTGGCTGCTCGAGTGCCGGAAGCTCGCGGGCCTTGCTCCCGGGGCGCTGGCGTCGACGGTCCGCGGCGCGGAGGTGCTGCCACCCGAGGAGCGGGGTCAAATGCTTCCTATCGGGTGA
- a CDS encoding MBL fold metallo-hydrolase yields the protein MPDPYVRQLKLGPMDNFVYLVGAADAPDVVVVDPAWDVAAIEQAVAEDGKRLAGAFVSHCHFDHINGLPELLSRHDVPVYAQREEVEFSAELRELKDALRPLGPGDVVPVGTERFQALHTPGHTPGSHCLLAGDALVSGDTLFINGCGRCDMKGGDPEAMYRSLSQVLLKVPDSTRLWPGHDYAEVPVAAMGDVRRLNPYFSYPDVASFVAFRMRPRK from the coding sequence ATGCCAGACCCGTACGTGCGGCAGCTCAAGCTGGGACCCATGGACAACTTCGTCTACCTGGTCGGCGCGGCGGACGCGCCCGACGTCGTGGTGGTGGACCCGGCCTGGGACGTCGCGGCCATCGAGCAGGCCGTCGCCGAGGATGGCAAGCGCCTTGCGGGCGCCTTCGTCTCGCACTGCCACTTCGACCACATCAACGGCTTGCCGGAGCTGCTGTCGCGACACGACGTCCCTGTCTATGCCCAGCGCGAGGAGGTGGAGTTCTCCGCGGAGCTGCGGGAGCTGAAGGACGCGCTGCGCCCGCTGGGGCCCGGGGATGTCGTGCCCGTGGGCACCGAGCGCTTTCAGGCGCTCCACACCCCGGGGCACACGCCGGGCTCGCACTGCCTGCTCGCGGGGGATGCGCTGGTGTCCGGCGACACGCTGTTCATCAACGGCTGCGGCCGGTGCGACATGAAGGGCGGAGACCCGGAGGCCATGTACCGCTCGCTGTCGCAGGTGCTGCTGAAGGTGCCGGATTCGACGCGGCTGTGGCCGGGGCACGACTACGCGGAGGTGCCCGTGGCGGCGATGGGCGACGTGCGGCGGCTCAATCCCTACTTCTCCTACCCGGATGTCGCCTCCTTCGTCGCATTCAGGATGCGCCCGAGGAAGTGA
- a CDS encoding M50 family metallopeptidase — MRTASGAQLDFGRRALLLVMLGVGWYFWDAPAFWPLKLLVVMMHESGHALATLLVGGSVDRIHLAADESGACLSRLPPGVFRQIAVYSGGYLGSAVAGAGLLLATFRFRLRRWVLGAASVWLVVMGVLYAGDSFTLAFCVGTAVVLGLGAKLLPDGAVDFVNLFIAAFTALYAVFDLRDDLWNSAVRSRSDAALLADLTHVPAVVWAALWTLLAVGLLGFTAYRSLHSRPPSLQMPAVGTRARGRA; from the coding sequence ATGAGGACCGCCAGCGGAGCACAGCTCGATTTCGGCCGCCGGGCCCTCCTCCTCGTGATGCTGGGGGTGGGCTGGTACTTCTGGGATGCCCCCGCCTTCTGGCCGCTGAAGCTGCTGGTGGTGATGATGCACGAGAGCGGGCACGCGCTCGCCACGCTCCTGGTGGGTGGCTCGGTGGACCGCATCCACCTGGCGGCGGACGAATCAGGTGCCTGCCTGTCCCGTCTGCCGCCCGGCGTCTTCCGCCAGATTGCCGTCTACTCGGGCGGCTACCTGGGCAGCGCCGTGGCGGGGGCTGGGCTGCTGCTGGCCACGTTCCGCTTCCGGCTGCGCCGCTGGGTGCTGGGCGCCGCGAGCGTGTGGCTGGTCGTCATGGGCGTGCTGTACGCGGGCGACAGCTTCACGCTCGCGTTCTGCGTGGGCACCGCGGTCGTCCTCGGCCTGGGGGCGAAGCTGCTGCCGGATGGCGCGGTGGACTTCGTCAACCTCTTCATCGCCGCCTTCACCGCGCTGTATGCGGTGTTCGACCTGCGCGATGACCTGTGGAACAGCGCGGTGCGCTCGCGCAGCGACGCGGCCCTCCTCGCCGACCTCACCCACGTGCCCGCGGTCGTCTGGGCCGCGCTGTGGACCCTGCTCGCCGTGGGACTGCTCGGGTTCACCGCGTATCGCTCCCTGCACAGCCGCCCTCCGAGCCTCCAGATGCCCGCCGTGGGCACCCGCGCCCGCGGCAGGGCTTGA